aaagagCTGCAATAAGGGGGAGTTATAAAAGCGCTTCTGGGcaataaagcgctggtatagggtacCTAAGAAatcgcttttaaaagcgctggcgtagcctgattaaaattaaaatttaattttataacaaaACGCGTTAATGAGTCTCAGAATGTTTTTACCCCTAAACCTAATCCCCAAATTCATCTCTGATTCTCTTCGATTTCTTCCTGCATTTCCATCACAAAATCTAATTCATTTGATTTTGGTTCGATTGTTCTGTTCGATTATCTCCGATTCTGTTCGATTGTTCTGTTCCATCACAAAACGCGTTAAGGTATTTCAATTGTCTCCGATTCTGTTTGATTGTTCAAGCTCGGTTAAAGACTTGTAGaatttcttcattttttctgcaaacgCTCTCTCCTACGAAGGAGCTCCAGTCGCCATCTTTCTATCATTTTCACTGTGCTGAAGCTCAAGAGGAATAATTAGAAGGGTTTCTTGCACTATTCAGAGGCATTGAGTGAGTTTATCTCTCACTCTCAATAGGTAAGTTCAAATATGAGTTCTTTCATCTTTAgcattaaaatatgattttagggTTCATTGTAGGGATTAGGATTTGATTCTTGCTCTTGTTGGTTTAAATCTCTGATTGTTGGATGTTTTGATGCTTTTATCCTTCTTCCATGTCGAGAAAACGAGAGAGATTGAGAGAGGGACGTAATAGAACGAGAGTCCGTGAGAAATGCGAGAGACGATTTTGAGAGAGTCCGTGCTAAATGACTCTATGTTGGTGTACATAATAAACTACATGCTGGCAGCCAAACAAAAGGCTGCACTAAATTATGAAAAATACATGTTTGATATCTTAAGGTTTGAAAGGATATTAAGAATTAAGAATAAGATACAGCCAATTTTACACAACTTAAAGTGTACATGAGAATTACAGTATGCCTTGCTAAATACCTAACCACCAAGCTGTAATGTCTAATCCACAGTCAGACTTAGGACCCCTGGCCAGTAGAACGGCCTTCGTCTTTCTTGGTATCCTCTTCTTCATCCTCGTCTTCATCATCTGCTTCTTCAGATAGTTTTGTCAGCTCCTCCTGAATCATGAGCTTGATAGCTGCCTTTTTGGGGTTGAGAACCACATCAAATTGTTTAGCTGGAAAATGATAAGCTATTTTGTTAGTTTTCTTCTCAAAGCTTATTCAACAACACTTTTTTTGCATCCGCGAAAGGTTTGTGGCACAGCCCAACAGTAACACTAAATGAGACATCCCTTCCAACTTAGATTCAAACCTGATTCGTCTTATTGTGGGAGACTGGTCTCAAGCTAGACCTAACCCCGTTTATTCACAAAACGTTttcacataaaataaaaaatcccaAATTGCCCACCTGTTATAACAATTTAACAtcacaaattcatcataaacttttAAATGTTTGGGTGAAAAAATGTCATTTTGAATATTGTAGATCCAATAGAGGAgaccaaattcaaaaattcaagagTTCAATAAGTACCAAGGACCAAAATTACATACAAAATTGCATATTGCAAACTAATgatatcaaagaaactaaaagtGTGATTCAGCCTAAAACTGAATATCCTAGATTGTTAAGGGAAAGAGCTACTGTAAACTATGCCCCTTCAGGTGCAAGGATAAGCAGACACTAGAAAATGCAAAAAACCAAAAACACACATAAaaaagttttgatcttaaaggtatAAATGTGGCACTATTTCATAGTTTTAACCAAAAaagatataaatattaatattgtgGAAAAAGGAAGTTAAAAGAGAATAGAAAACTTACCAAGTAGCTTCAGAATGTCAGTGAATGTGGCCTACAAAAGGAAGCTAAATGACTCTCTGTTATAGTGAATCAAATATGTGTTGATTAGTTCCAAAAAGTTGGATATACCAAAACTCTCCCTCTCCCATTTGATTACGGCTATGGAGAGGTGAAATATGAAACTGTTAGTAGTTACATTAAAAACGAAGCATcaattttttcaaatgggatgtaAAATCGGATTGCAAATTCAATTAAAGTTTTAAAAGTTCAAATGAAGGGTAAATGAGGGTCTTTATCTAGACTAATAACATAATTTATTAACACAGGAAaagtaaagtaaaaaaaataaatcagAATGAGTATAGTTGACATAATCATTAACCAAAGTGCAATTTTTCTTACTTTGAAAAATAATATCACCATTTCTCTGTTTTTGGATTGGGGTGCTATTCTTCTTGAATTTTTATTCTCATTCTACAGCATGGCCTATGCTTgtgaatttttattgaattttcttCTTGGGTGATTTAACGCCATTTTTCCAACCTTTTCAATACTCTTAACATTATTCCATAATTTCATCAGATAAGTCATCTTCTTAGTAAATGTGCTTTCCCAGAGTATGTTAAGAATTATAGAAGATGctaattttttaatttacattCTGAATTGCACATTAGTTTATGAGTAAATTAAAATCTTGTTGAAGAGACATTGAAAAGTGAAATGTTGGATTGATATTGATAGTATGGTTGTTTTGCAGGTGCAGAGTGAAAGTCTGATCGTTTACACGAATCTTACATTCTGTGGGTCCAGAAGTTGATTACTTCTCTACCGGTAATTAGTTGTTCTTTTGCTATAGTTGCATGAATAATTAacatttttgtttagcttaattagtAAAACCATTTGAATGAACTGCTATGATTCTTGATGTCAATGttgttaatcgttaagtgatgaacttactaactttgtgaatttgctataggggttacttgtgaagagtgaaagtttgatcgttttcaagaatcttacattgtgtgggtctagaagttacttacttctatacaggtaattaattgttctctctcaCCAAAGTAATTAGTTGTGCTTTGAATGAACGACTATGATGGATTGTTTCCACTTTAATTAGTTGTGccttaattagttgtttttgtttagcttaattaagacatggatgcaTTCAAATCGATtttcgaaagagtacgagaaaggggtattggaattcgttaagtttacGGTTGCGCACGCTGAAGACTCGAGTCGAATGACGTGTCCTTACTTGGGTTGTTGTTATGGAGGTCAGGTTGACGCGGAtccgttggcatcgcatttactacggtttggaattgatataagttatacatgttggaatttgcatggtgagaaaactAACGGGAATGTTGACAGCGCTTAGTCGAGAGATTCATGGCCATCGGTAATACAGAAAGCCtgtatctttgggcgtataataatCGACCAATAGGGTTAGTTTTTCATTCTTGGTTTATCTagtctttgtttcttttgcgtagcaaaattttcatataaacttttattttaatttatagagcacactggttgttgcttgctatcgatcctataaaagaagtggtctATTATTTGAATTCGGTAGATGATAAGTGGACCAATTATCTGGTTATGAAGTCAATGATTGATAGgtaagtgagatcgttctaaatattcgtgtatatttaaatatttaattatttgtgagattgatctaaatatatgcttttatatttttgttagatcaatacaagtattccgaagtcaaagagacgcacaggtatcacggactaaatcaaacaacattacttggatcaaagtgcaggtacattaattttcacaattttgcttataatagttatgctacttgataaaacaagacaactataaaatcttatttgtttttctatgtagtgtccgcaacagcgaaatagttatgattgcggatactttgttttgaggtttttgaaagaaatccttcaaacgaatcaattaaagattccaatcacggtatggatttataacttaggataatttcttataatttattacatttaactaaatcatgcatattatgtttttgttatgtagtactttgatgacttctatgctgcttcttacatgagacttaagttggaagaaatcaaagaggaattgtgttaattttatattcagcgactattcatataggtatgaatacattattgtgtgaaaagttttatgaatacattactgtgtgacagattttgataatgactttgtgtttgagtttctttggtggatgttggttcattttgcttaatattaattgacgatgatgacgttgttatatgaatcaagTTTGTTGTTTGCTGAATAAGAGTGCTgaactttgtttttgttgttgttgagtttgattcttaaataagtggtgctgatagtttgatttgagattggattgatgacacattacattggtggattgagttgcaaatcacatgaaattgttgttaataatattgttgatgtttctGCAAAGTTAGTTTAgttgaccgtgttgttctgttcatactttgcaggaccataTGACTGTGCGCTCGtcggattttgagaatttcgggcttatattttgatttagttattgttagagaagatttagttatatgtatctgttgtaaacatgtgaattgaactataatggtgtatatattttattttggattataatggtattattttggtatataatggtatataatgtcctacctatggttgaaaatattacaggttgaaaatatattacaggttctGATGAATAAatataggttgaaaatattacgGGATGAAAATATatcacaggtcgaaaatattacaggttgaaaataaatataaattacaggtcgaactgggaggcttaaattacaggttgcactttaaaatactgcgtttagcaacgacagcgctttcaaAAATGCTCTTAAAGGCCTACCTACAAAAGCGCTTTCTAATTAAAAGCGttgcctaagataaaaaaaaaacataaaagattaaaaaaaaaagcgcaacctacgaaagcgctttctggaaaagcgctgctatagggtatgctacgagagcgcttttcagaataaaagcgctgctataggggatgatACGAGAGCACTTTTCTATAAAAAATGCTGCTATAagggatgctacgagagcgcttttctggaaaaagcgctgctataggggatgctacgagagcgcttttctgaagAAAAAAACGTTGTTATAGaggatgctacgagagcgcttttgacgTACCAAAAAGCGTTGTCTTTACCTACGGCAGCACTGgctatggcagcgcttttaagcgctctaaTAGCCccaaaaaagcgctgtaaaagctaCTGTTTGGCATAGTGTCCATGAAACGCAGTCATACACCGATATCAATATTAGTGAATGTTCTTATCCTAACAGAGTCAATTTAGTTAATCTGGAACCAACTGATATAACCAGCATTGGATTGAAAGACACTTCTAGTGATCATGGTTCTTCAAATGAAAGTTCATAATGTACTTTTCACATCGATAAAAGTCATACTGATTCAAGGCAGAATATATTCCAAATTTTGGAACTGAAAATGGATATATTCTTAgtcatattaataatttaatttaaaataattataatttttttcaaataatcaATACACTCTCTCTAATCtttgaatttttatatataaagcatatggtatatatatatatatatatatatatatatatatatatatatatatatatatatatatatatatatatatatatatatatatatatatatatatatatatatatatatatatatgctaatATCGATTTTTTAGAAATGTATTTCGCTACATCGACAATTCTCCTTATATAAGCAAAGGATAAAAAATTTATCCTTTGATCAATATCGAatgatataaatttaaatatatttagaaatttttattaaatttataatatttatgttaatatattaacTCTTTTATTTTCATCGAACAAACACATGAATTAAATGCGTTAAACGGAATAATTTCATACTAAATTAATATTGTTCTAGTTCTTTAAAAGAAGGCAACGCCACTCTTCGTGTGAAATAATATAGTTCTATACTAAACTAATATCGATTTATTCTTAGAAAAGGAACGCAACGCTGCTCTATGCAAACGCACGGATCACCTCCTAATTTCAAATTATTAAAGATAAATGGGAAAGTAAGCAAATAGTAAAATAGAAGAGGGAAAAGTATAATTTTTAAAACTATGCAATAAACAATGGTATATTCAATAGTGGTAGGAAAGTACACCGTGCCTTCCACCCTTTGACTAATTTTCAAACCATTCAAGCATAGACTTTGACTCACTACTTTTCCAACTTGTCTCTAAATTTGGCtccttccttctctctacttttcttcattattttattataactttCCATAATTCCATTACTTAATTAAAGCAACTCCTTCTAGTCCCTCTCTCATTCTTAAATCCTAATATTGTTCACATATATTCATATTTAAAATTTGTCACTACTTTTCAATCTCCATcttcataacaacaacaacaacaaaagtcCTTTTTTTCATGATCCTTCAACTTCCTTATTCAGGTGGGGCTATTACTCATATTTTTCTTCTTAGTGGGATCACCCACTTCACTACTTTTCAAATTCTTTCTTTTCACACAAAATAATATTTAGTATCTTGAATTTTTCAATACCAAAATACTTATACCACTACTAACTACTTGTCTCTTaatcttcttattcttcttttcttcttcttctttcatacATGTTTTCTTTTGCTATAATATATGAACCCAAATCATTCCCTCTAATGCATCATTTTTCATAGCATATACCAACAAATTAACTCAAATGATGTCATGATATAATGCAACTATAGCATAAAGTTGCATACATGGAAGGTTTATTTTCCCTTCCTGTAGCCGTCAGAACTGAATTTATCCATTCTTTGATGCAGTCTCTTGGAGGATGTTCTTACATTTGTGTTTGGACATATGATACAATTTTACCAAAGTATATATacatatttaatatatctatatgCATACACCTacctacattattattattatatataaggTTGCTGATTCTACTTATACAacggtttgattttatttttttatttctttggactAGTCGTTTGTCTTTCTTGGATGGTATCTACAATGTGATAAGCAGCCACCAACCAAGTTCTTCGTTGGGAAGCCTCGCGCAACAGCTTTTCGATCAGTACACGATTTTATCATTCGATATCAATGATGAGTAAGTTTATTTTTGATATCAAGTTTAATGTAATTCAATTGATGAGTCTCACGCGTTTTTTTCGGATTCGTTCAGCCGGATTCCTGGACTAGCTTTTAGGAATCAACGTCCTTATATAGAGCTGCAGCAGCTCGAGCTTCTGACACTGTCATCAACTGAAATACAGACGCAATTTTATAAGGTTAATATTGTTCTAGTGAATGAATTTATAGTGAATTATTGCTATATAGTAGTACTATTTAAAGGTTATTATGTTGCTAATTAAggtaacatgtttttgtttttacaGGAAGCAAGAATTAAGGTTTGCTTATTTGTTGTTCAAGAAACTGAAAAGTctttatataatttgatttgagCTTATGATAAACTAAAATCTTTATTATTATAGACTGCTGTTTTCATGGGGTGCAACAAAGGAGAAATTGAGCTTGGTTTCTTAAACATGTCCCAAGTAAGTAGCCCTAATATTATATACTATAAATATTCTCTGCAAAACCCTGGTTATGAGCCGTCTTTAAAAGCGTGCAAAGCTGGATATCATATAGAATCCACAATTGACTGAAAAATATTTATCACAGTTAAACTACTACTAAGGCCCCTATTTAATTATGGTTAACTTAACCAGTGCCTCTAAAAACTTGAGACGGCCCTGACTCAGGTATCAAACTTGCCTAAACTTTTTGTGTATGTGGTGCAGACTGATATTCAAACAGCACTTAGGAATTTATTTCCTGAAGATTTTTCAAGACAAATACAACAAATTGatcagaataataataataatccgccttcatcatcttcatcttcgatGAGATCATTATCAACAGCCGGTAGTCCAGAATATTCATCTCTCATGTTCATAAATCCACCTGGAACTTCTCCATCGTCACATAACTTTCCTGATCATATCCTTGGAGGAGTAAACATTCCTCCAATGAGACCTGTTTCAAACACACTACCCtttcaacttcaacaacaacctcAAATCACACCGACACAATTGTTCCCTATTGATCAACAGAATGATGCAATAATGAGAGCAATCCAAAATGTTCTATCTACACCCCCTTCTCAGCAAAATCACGCGGCACGTCCAGAAGCTAGTGCGTTCGGAAGGTATAGAAACGATAAAAGTCCTATTATTATAGGCTCG
The Vicia villosa cultivar HV-30 ecotype Madison, WI unplaced genomic scaffold, Vvil1.0 ctg.000832F_1_1, whole genome shotgun sequence DNA segment above includes these coding regions:
- the LOC131631482 gene encoding putative transcription factor bHLH041 isoform X1, which codes for MEGLFSLPVAVRTEFIHSLMQSLGGCSYICVWTYDTILPKYIYIFNISICIHLPTLLLLYIRLLILLIQRFDFIFLFLWTSRLSFLDGIYNVISSHQPSSSLGSLAQQLFDQYTILSFDINDDRIPGLAFRNQRPYIELQQLELLTLSSTEIQTQFYKEARIKTAVFMGCNKGEIELGFLNMSQTDIQTALRNLFPEDFSRQIQQIDQNNNNNPPSSSSSSMRSLSTAGSPEYSSLMFINPPGTSPSSHNFPDHILGGVNIPPMRPVSNTLPFQLQQQPQITPTQLFPIDQQNDAIMRAIQNVLSTPPSQQNHAARPEASAFGRYRNDKSPIIIGSNFRRQSLMKRSFAFFRNLNLMRLKERNQATRPSSNQLHHMISERRRREKLNDNFQALRALLPQGTKKDKASILITAKETLRSLMGEIEKLSKRNQELLMSQTSAASNKETMKFSSNERINVRVLHVAESSSSEDEPMTVELQVNVLGQVSQADMLIRLLEFLNQVHHVNLISMDATNTNTNTSQDNNYLHQITFRLRITQVSEWDEEAFQEAVRRVVADLIQYQVDQNL
- the LOC131631482 gene encoding putative transcription factor bHLH041 isoform X2, translating into MEGLFSLPVAVRTEFIHSLMQSLGGCSYICVWTYDTILPNRLSFLDGIYNVISSHQPSSSLGSLAQQLFDQYTILSFDINDDRIPGLAFRNQRPYIELQQLELLTLSSTEIQTQFYKEARIKTAVFMGCNKGEIELGFLNMSQTDIQTALRNLFPEDFSRQIQQIDQNNNNNPPSSSSSSMRSLSTAGSPEYSSLMFINPPGTSPSSHNFPDHILGGVNIPPMRPVSNTLPFQLQQQPQITPTQLFPIDQQNDAIMRAIQNVLSTPPSQQNHAARPEASAFGRYRNDKSPIIIGSNFRRQSLMKRSFAFFRNLNLMRLKERNQATRPSSNQLHHMISERRRREKLNDNFQALRALLPQGTKKDKASILITAKETLRSLMGEIEKLSKRNQELLMSQTSAASNKETMKFSSNERINVRVLHVAESSSSEDEPMTVELQVNVLGQVSQADMLIRLLEFLNQVHHVNLISMDATNTNTNTSQDNNYLHQITFRLRITQVSEWDEEAFQEAVRRVVADLIQYQVDQNL